A region from the Dethiosulfovibrio faecalis genome encodes:
- a CDS encoding methyl-accepting chemotaxis protein, translating to MTVRQRFCAMAVCVLLAIATVTGLACFYAREDLERQIDLSGINGLEDSKVITERMISELRTQASSISGQLGYLIQEGTIPDRPAMESFLAKAGKGDDRSGIVQAYVGKATDGSFISDDPDQKLPSGFDARRRPWYVKAVESDEVSVTDPYKDVSTGRPVITVAAPIRESSGKLWGVFGVDILLDDLQKFVTDRKIQGEGNLFMLTRTGSVIAGTTGDILGIPLHEDPSVPESLRKITEAAIAGETGTSKCTVGSVQRAYYGRNGDGFPMIFLYPESAIYDTVKAMALKLVLVGLAGALIAGTIMAIAYVNLVRPLRRSASLARRIAEGDLTISRDDFAYDAKDAIGALSDSLTDMTEDLREAMRTIKKESSSSLIRSRSLSEAAAKASKASSTIKTSVDDVETKAEDNSASVQEAAAALEEIAYGAQNGADRASKGAESASLVSVKANETADGIRRLMTRIEEEERLTIESRESMLKLAETVNSITGFVNTIEGIADQTNLLALNAAIEAARAGDSGRGFAVVAEEVRKLAEESGQASKRISILMEDLQVGATSCGNKARRTSEFMEGVLEETSRMVETLTDVTESINSMAEESRAIASLSQEQAASGEEISASVDSIAQANLATTELIKEIRDQSANTESTASLVVQAALEVAESSSSLEKLISRFRIEDESDLIPLEKPKGGRGKNLLISAATLG from the coding sequence ATGACCGTAAGACAGCGTTTCTGCGCCATGGCTGTATGTGTATTGCTGGCGATAGCTACTGTGACGGGGCTGGCGTGCTTCTACGCCAGAGAGGATCTGGAGAGACAGATAGATCTGTCGGGAATCAACGGCCTGGAGGATTCAAAGGTCATAACGGAACGCATGATATCCGAACTCAGGACTCAGGCCTCCAGCATCAGCGGCCAGCTGGGATATCTGATACAGGAGGGGACCATCCCGGACAGACCCGCGATGGAGTCTTTCCTGGCAAAGGCCGGAAAGGGCGACGACCGGTCCGGCATAGTGCAGGCTTACGTAGGAAAGGCGACGGACGGTTCCTTCATCAGCGACGACCCCGATCAGAAATTGCCTTCCGGCTTCGACGCCAGAAGAAGACCCTGGTACGTCAAGGCTGTCGAGTCCGATGAAGTATCCGTCACGGACCCCTACAAGGACGTTTCCACCGGCAGACCGGTCATAACCGTGGCGGCCCCCATAAGGGAAAGTTCCGGAAAGCTGTGGGGAGTTTTCGGGGTGGACATCCTTCTGGACGATCTTCAAAAATTCGTGACGGACAGAAAGATACAGGGCGAGGGCAACCTCTTCATGCTCACGAGAACCGGATCGGTCATAGCCGGAACGACCGGGGATATTCTCGGCATCCCCCTTCACGAAGATCCCTCCGTCCCCGAATCTCTCAGAAAGATAACGGAAGCCGCTATAGCCGGAGAGACGGGAACCTCGAAATGTACGGTGGGATCGGTTCAGAGGGCCTATTACGGCAGAAATGGTGACGGATTTCCTATGATATTCCTTTATCCCGAGTCGGCCATATACGATACGGTCAAGGCCATGGCCCTGAAGCTGGTCTTAGTGGGGCTGGCCGGAGCTCTGATAGCGGGTACGATTATGGCGATAGCCTACGTAAATCTGGTAAGGCCCCTGCGTAGATCTGCGTCCTTGGCCCGAAGGATCGCCGAGGGAGATCTTACGATATCCAGAGACGACTTCGCCTACGACGCGAAAGACGCAATAGGAGCCCTCTCCGACTCTCTGACCGACATGACGGAGGATCTTCGCGAAGCAATGAGAACAATAAAGAAGGAAAGTTCCTCCTCTCTGATCCGGTCCAGGTCTCTCTCGGAAGCGGCGGCCAAGGCGTCTAAGGCGTCCTCGACAATAAAGACGTCGGTGGACGACGTAGAGACAAAAGCGGAGGATAATTCCGCGTCGGTACAGGAAGCGGCAGCGGCTCTGGAGGAAATCGCCTACGGAGCCCAGAACGGTGCGGACAGAGCCTCAAAGGGAGCGGAAAGCGCCTCTCTGGTCTCGGTAAAAGCGAACGAAACCGCCGACGGGATCAGGAGGCTGATGACCAGGATAGAGGAAGAGGAAAGACTCACGATTGAGTCCAGGGAATCCATGTTAAAACTGGCGGAGACGGTAAACAGCATAACCGGATTCGTAAACACCATAGAGGGAATAGCGGACCAGACCAACCTTTTGGCCCTCAACGCAGCGATCGAAGCCGCCAGAGCCGGCGATTCCGGGAGAGGCTTCGCAGTGGTAGCCGAGGAAGTAAGAAAACTGGCGGAGGAATCGGGACAGGCTTCCAAACGGATCTCCATCCTGATGGAAGACCTTCAGGTCGGAGCTACCTCTTGCGGGAACAAGGCTCGCAGAACCTCCGAGTTTATGGAGGGAGTCCTTGAGGAGACTTCCCGCATGGTAGAGACCCTTACGGACGTCACCGAATCGATAAACTCCATGGCGGAGGAAAGCCGCGCTATAGCGTCTCTATCACAGGAACAAGCCGCTTCGGGGGAGGAGATATCCGCCTCGGTAGACAGCATAGCCCAGGCGAATCTGGCGACAACGGAGCTCATAAAGGAGATAAGGGATCAAAGCGCGAACACTGAGAGTACGGCATCTCTGGTGGTCCAGGCTGCCTTAGAGGTAGCTGAAAGCTCCTCCAGCCTGGAGAAACTGATATCCAGGTTCAGAATCGAAGATGAGAGCGATCTGATCCCCTTGGAAAAACCCAAGGGGGGAAGGGGCAAAAATCTGCTGATCAGCGCGGCCACGCTGGGGTAA
- a CDS encoding AbrB family transcriptional regulator, translating to MNHVFMVWGAVALGGLIGHLCRMPSGIMVGGMIAGLAVKIAFAPDMESSRWLSAISQLLVAGAIVFNSDVSSVKSLPGMIPVAMGYSVVMLGFGVLVALALSRFFGMDILTSLFASSPGGLSGLGLAATESDANAPLALLFHVSRITLVLMVVPLLARYLSK from the coding sequence ATGAACCACGTTTTTATGGTATGGGGGGCCGTGGCCTTGGGAGGCTTGATAGGCCACCTATGCCGGATGCCGTCGGGAATAATGGTCGGAGGGATGATCGCCGGGCTGGCGGTCAAGATAGCCTTCGCTCCCGACATGGAAAGCTCCAGATGGCTCAGCGCGATATCCCAACTTCTAGTGGCCGGGGCCATAGTCTTCAACTCCGACGTAAGCTCGGTCAAGAGCCTTCCGGGCATGATACCGGTGGCTATGGGCTACTCGGTGGTGATGTTGGGGTTCGGCGTATTGGTGGCACTTGCTCTATCTCGATTCTTCGGCATGGACATACTGACCTCCCTTTTCGCATCATCCCCGGGAGGCCTCTCCGGACTGGGACTGGCGGCGACCGAGAGCGACGCCAACGCTCCGCTTGCCTTGCTCTTCCACGTCAGTAGGATAACCCTGGTACTCATGGTGGTGCCTCTGCTGGCCCGCTATCTCAGCAAGTAA
- a CDS encoding M20/M25/M40 family metallo-hydrolase produces MIDKDRLLKSFIELARITAPSGREEAMAKTLIRRLENLGLEVSVDDGADKTGGEQGNIVARLAPSGGRKDWIALTAHMDTVPLSHPTRPIVRNGIVYSDGTTVLGADDRAGIAAILEAIEVLKKDGADHPGIEVIFTVSEEVGLLGSKALDLSKLKSSMAFVFDSSTEPGSIITTAPFATSITWTVIGLAAHAGVAPEKGINAIQAASRGIASLRIGRIDEETTSNVGMIKGGHAINVVCDRVEIKAEARSLKEDKLKRQILEMRTTMKRAIAEYGATLEEKVEEKYPGYSLPADAPVVVKAVEAVKAARLIPKITSTGGGSDANVLNYGGLPSVNLGLGYQRAHTNEESLEISKLEAMSKVALEIVRA; encoded by the coding sequence ATGATCGATAAAGACAGGCTCCTTAAGAGCTTCATCGAGTTGGCCCGCATCACCGCTCCTTCGGGACGGGAGGAGGCCATGGCGAAGACGCTTATTCGGCGACTGGAAAACCTGGGACTGGAGGTATCGGTGGACGACGGCGCCGACAAGACCGGAGGCGAACAGGGGAATATAGTGGCACGACTGGCTCCCTCGGGGGGAAGAAAGGACTGGATAGCCCTGACGGCCCACATGGACACGGTACCGCTCTCCCACCCCACCAGACCCATAGTAAGAAACGGGATCGTCTACTCCGACGGCACGACCGTCCTTGGAGCGGACGACAGAGCGGGGATAGCTGCAATTCTAGAGGCAATAGAGGTATTAAAAAAAGACGGAGCCGACCATCCGGGAATAGAGGTTATCTTCACAGTGTCGGAGGAGGTTGGACTTTTAGGATCCAAGGCCTTGGACCTCTCGAAGCTCAAGTCCTCCATGGCCTTCGTCTTCGACAGCTCTACCGAGCCGGGATCGATAATAACCACCGCCCCCTTCGCCACCTCGATAACCTGGACGGTAATAGGACTGGCGGCCCACGCCGGTGTGGCTCCGGAAAAGGGCATCAACGCCATACAGGCGGCATCCAGAGGGATAGCCTCACTAAGAATCGGTCGTATAGACGAGGAGACCACCTCCAACGTAGGGATGATCAAGGGAGGCCACGCCATCAACGTGGTCTGCGACAGAGTGGAGATCAAAGCGGAGGCCAGATCCCTCAAGGAGGATAAGCTGAAGAGGCAGATTCTGGAGATGAGGACGACCATGAAACGGGCGATCGCGGAATACGGGGCCACCTTGGAGGAAAAGGTTGAGGAGAAATACCCGGGCTACTCCCTTCCGGCCGATGCCCCCGTGGTGGTAAAGGCGGTAGAGGCGGTCAAAGCAGCCCGACTGATACCAAAGATAACCTCTACGGGAGGGGGCAGCGACGCCAACGTGCTCAACTATGGAGGGCTTCCATCGGTAAACCTAGGCCTGGGATATCAGAGAGCCCACACCAACGAGGAATCGCTGGAGATATCGAAACTGGAGGCCATGTCGAAGGTGGCCTTGGAGATAGTCCGAGCCTAA